One window of Chloracidobacterium sp. genomic DNA carries:
- a CDS encoding SUMF1/EgtB/PvdO family nonheme iron enzyme yields MILDACRNSPFRGFSRDAVSGLAEIRAPHGTLIAYATAPGQTASDGDGENSPYVEALLRAMRQPGWDVERVFKAVRAEVRRKTQGKQVPWESTSLEGEFYFCRTNSAPVQTEPGGVGVEVGASVPVGGRAGEVWASPAGIRLVWIPPGEFEMGEDPEEDLEADIDEDIPYEDDECAESGDEYCEGPVHRVRITRGLWLGETEVTQAQWAAVMGNNPSHFEGCPECPVEQVSWEDCRVFVRKLNERYRLGGGLVWRLPYEAEWEYACRAGTQGYYYGGNGESRLERVGWYDKNSGEQTRPVRRLRANGWGLYDMHGNVWEWCEDWYKWDYYRISPVEDPRGPGSGKCRVLRGGAWDDDANSCRAASRAVSTPAYRNYSLGLRVAVGAP; encoded by the coding sequence GTGATATTGGATGCGTGTCGGAACAGCCCCTTTCGTGGTTTCAGCCGAGACGCAGTTTCCGGGCTGGCGGAGATCAGAGCGCCGCACGGGACGCTGATTGCGTACGCGACGGCGCCCGGGCAAACGGCAAGCGATGGAGACGGAGAGAACTCGCCGTATGTAGAGGCATTGCTGAGAGCAATGCGGCAGCCCGGGTGGGATGTGGAGCGAGTATTCAAGGCGGTGCGGGCGGAGGTGAGGCGCAAGACGCAAGGGAAGCAAGTGCCGTGGGAGTCCACATCGTTGGAGGGGGAGTTTTATTTTTGCCGGACGAACAGCGCGCCCGTGCAAACGGAACCCGGCGGGGTTGGTGTAGAAGTGGGTGCGAGCGTGCCGGTGGGCGGGCGCGCGGGGGAGGTGTGGGCGAGTCCGGCAGGGATACGGTTGGTGTGGATACCACCGGGGGAGTTTGAGATGGGGGAGGATCCTGAAGAGGATCTTGAAGCGGACATTGACGAGGACATCCCTTACGAGGATGACGAGTGTGCAGAGAGCGGCGATGAATATTGTGAGGGTCCGGTGCATCGGGTGCGGATCACACGGGGCCTTTGGCTTGGGGAGACGGAAGTGACACAGGCGCAGTGGGCGGCGGTAATGGGGAATAATCCGAGTCATTTCGAGGGTTGTCCCGAGTGTCCAGTGGAGCAGGTGAGTTGGGAGGATTGTCGTGTGTTTGTGAGGAAGCTGAATGAGCGGTATCGGCTGGGCGGCGGGCTAGTGTGGCGGCTGCCGTATGAGGCGGAGTGGGAGTATGCGTGTCGAGCTGGGACGCAGGGCTATTATTACGGCGGGAACGGCGAGTCGCGGTTGGAAAGAGTTGGTTGGTATGACAAGAACAGCGGCGAGCAAACCAGACCGGTGAGGCGGCTGCGGGCGAACGGGTGGGGATTGTACGACATGCATGGGAACGTGTGGGAGTGGTGCGAGGATTGGTACAAGTGGGACTACTATCGGATCAGTCCTGTGGAGGATCCGCGCGGACCCGGAAGCGGGAAGTGTCGTGTCCTGCGCGGCGGGGCGTGGGACGACGACGCCAACAGCTGCCGCGCCGCCTCCCGCGCCGTCAGCACGCCCGCGTACCGGAACTACTCCCTCGGTTTGCGCGTGGCGGTCGGCGCGCCGTAA